The Sinomicrobium kalidii genome contains a region encoding:
- a CDS encoding family 20 glycosylhydrolase, translating into MRKVFLMFCCLFVLQAVFPQQNPDSLLPVRGLAIAAPYPDGVDRFVRFIDEELAPRKVNTLILRVDYNYQYTSHPELAEDNALSEADVKNIVAVCKQHNISIIPQINLLGHQSWAGSLGKLLQVYPEFDETPHVKMPEDYKWPNEDGLYCKSYCPLHPEVHKVVFALVDEITRVFEADAFHAGMDEVFYIGDEKCPRCGGRDKAELYAGEVTRIRDHLAETGKRLWMWGDRLIDGKTTGIGMWEASMNNTHGAVDLIPKDVMICDWHYERADPTAVYFAMKGFDVVTCPWRREEVAVKQLSQMLDYRAHSTSEMKSRFRGMVHTIWTGADNFLDLYYGKKENKDEQGDQADCFKVLFDEINKLGSPGSARGPKS; encoded by the coding sequence ATGAGAAAAGTATTTTTAATGTTTTGCTGCCTTTTTGTACTTCAGGCAGTATTTCCACAGCAAAACCCGGACAGTTTGTTGCCCGTAAGAGGGTTGGCCATAGCCGCACCGTATCCGGACGGGGTAGACAGGTTTGTCCGTTTTATCGATGAAGAACTCGCCCCCCGTAAGGTAAATACCCTGATCCTTAGGGTGGATTACAATTATCAGTATACCTCCCACCCGGAACTTGCGGAAGACAATGCCCTTTCTGAAGCAGATGTAAAAAATATTGTAGCTGTCTGTAAACAACATAACATCAGTATCATTCCCCAGATCAATCTTTTGGGGCACCAGTCATGGGCAGGTTCGCTGGGGAAGTTGCTGCAGGTATATCCCGAATTTGACGAGACCCCGCACGTAAAGATGCCCGAAGACTACAAATGGCCCAATGAAGACGGATTGTATTGTAAAAGCTACTGCCCGCTGCATCCCGAAGTGCATAAGGTGGTTTTTGCGTTGGTGGATGAGATCACCCGGGTGTTTGAAGCCGATGCGTTCCACGCCGGTATGGATGAGGTCTTTTATATAGGTGACGAAAAATGTCCAAGATGCGGCGGAAGGGACAAGGCCGAACTCTATGCCGGAGAAGTAACCCGGATAAGGGACCATCTCGCCGAAACGGGCAAAAGGCTCTGGATGTGGGGCGACCGCCTTATCGACGGGAAAACAACCGGTATAGGCATGTGGGAAGCCAGTATGAACAATACCCACGGGGCAGTGGATCTTATTCCGAAAGACGTGATGATCTGTGACTGGCACTACGAACGTGCAGACCCGACCGCTGTGTATTTTGCCATGAAAGGGTTTGATGTAGTGACCTGTCCGTGGCGCAGGGAGGAAGTGGCTGTAAAGCAACTGTCGCAAATGCTGGATTACCGTGCCCATTCAACATCTGAAATGAAAAGCAGGTTCCGGGGAATGGTACATACCATATGGACCGGTGCCGATAATTTTCTGGACCTGTATTACGGAAAAAAGGAGAATAAGGACGAACAGGGAGACCAGGCGGACTGTTTTAAAGTACTGTTTGACGAGATCAATAAACTGGGCTCCCCCGGCTCCGCTCGGGGACCAAAATCGTAA